In one window of Hevea brasiliensis isolate MT/VB/25A 57/8 chromosome 10, ASM3005281v1, whole genome shotgun sequence DNA:
- the LOC110646192 gene encoding kinesin-like protein KIN-8B isoform X2 produces MPSIRAPATKRTTTLTVAVKCRPLTEKERGRDIVRVNDNKEVIILDPDLSKDYLDRIQNRTKEKKYCFDHAFGPHCTNLDVYKRGISSIVSGVVQGLNATIFAYGSTGSGKTYTMVGTQEDPGLMVLSLHTIFALIKKDKSSDEFEVSCSYLEVYNEVIYDLLEKSSGHLELREDPQQGIMIVGLRCIKVHSADKILELLNLGNSRRKTESTEANATSSRSHAVLEITVKRKQRNKYQNQVMRGKLALVDLAGSERASETNSGGQKLRDGANINRSLLALANCINALGKQQKKGLAYVPYRNSKLTRILKDGLSGNSQTVMVATISPADNQYHHTINTLKYADRAKEIKTHIQKNIGMIDTHVSDYQRMIDSLQAIEREGAVVETLRARQQVILDNIRDNDEVGINYQKEIEENEKHRCQLQDMIEKAISKDGNKTYLRILSQYRLLGMANTELQFEMAMRDQIIHNQREAQRNLWNLLMGLGLEEKHLLDFAVKHGIIIEDWMMMPHLGISDKKQSSVSAFGRYVPMGYSQCSSQSFSGSCIFQHYQDFGSRSFSRGPWDASGTFCREEHHSSYYMLSNDLSPPAYLRLRKSANHWIGGAPDSWFGTPAKRPQNLRSSCPELRNWTSPCCEGFPSGSSLSADLSYQHKETWNNASRQHLYKSPNAGMSGGQTMMGNGGTARGSSAQLSGLHSSNHIFQHTEPSSGPNISHVPSFATAGTNLFCNP; encoded by the exons ATGCCTAGCATTAGAGCTCCGGCTACCAAGAGAACCACAACCCTCACG GTTGCTGTCAAGTGCAGACCTTTAACGGAGAAAGAACGTGGTCGCGACATTGTCCGTGTTAATGACAATAAG GAGGTGATTATTCTGGATCCTGACCTGTCAAAGGACTACCTTGATCGCATACAGAATCGAACCAAGGAGAAGAAATATTGTTTCGATCACGCCTTTGGTCCTCATTGTACAAATTTG GATGTATACAAGAGAGGTATATCTTCTATAGTCTCTGGGGTTGTTCAAGGTCTAAATGCTACCATCTTTGCCTATGGTTCAACCGGAAG tgGTAAAACGTATACAATGGTTGGGACCCAAGAAGATCCCGGACTTATGGTTCTCAGTTTGCATACAATTTTTGCTCTTATAAAAAAGGATAAGAGCTCTGATGAATTTGAAGTCTCTTGTTCCTACCTTGAAGTCTACAATGAG gTTATATATGATTTACTTGAGAAATCATCAGGTCATTTGGAACTCCGAGAGGATCCACAGCAAGGAATAATGATTGTTGGGCTGAGGTGTATCAAG GTTCATTCAGCTGATAAGATTCTTGAATTATTGAACTTAGGAAATAGTAGACGGAAAACAGAGAGTACAGAGGCTAATGCAACATCGTCTCG ATCGCATGCTGTTTTAGAGATAACTGTGAAAAGAAAGCAGAGAAACAAGTATCAAAATCAAGTCATGCGAGGCAAACTTGCACTTGTGGATCTTGCTGGCAGTGAAAGAGCTTCTGAGACAAATAGTGGAGGACAAAAGCTAAGGGATGGTGCTAATATTAACCGTTCCCTTCTTGCTTTAGCAAACTGCATTAATGCCTTGGGGAAACAGCAAAAGAAGGGTCTTGCTTATGTCCCTTATCGCAATAG CAAACTAACACGTATACTTAAAGATGGTCTGAGTGGCAATTCTCAGACTGTCATGGTAGCTACGATATCCCCTGCAGACAATCAGTATCATCATACCATAAATACCTTGAAGTATGCTGACCGAGCAAAGGAAATAAAGACACATATTCAG AAAAATATTGGCATGATCGATACCCATGTGTCAGATTACCAGAGGATGATTGACAGTCTTCAG GCTATTGAAAGGGAAGGAGCAGTTGTAGAGACTTTGAGAGCAAGGCAACAAGTCATTCTTGATAACATTCGTGACAATGATGAGGTTGGCATCAATTACCAAAAG gaaattgaagaaaatgagaaGCATAGATGCCAACTCCAAGATATGATTGAGAAAGCCATTAGTAAGGATGGAAATAAAACCTACTTGCGGATTCTTAGTCAATACAGGCTTCTG GGAATGGCTAATACTGAGCTTcagtttgaaatggcaatgagaGATCAAATCATCCACAACCAACGAGAAGCACAAAGAAACCTGTGGAACTTGCTCATGGGATTAGGACTTGAAGAGAAACATTTGTTGGACTTTGCAGTTAAACATGGAATAATAATTGAAGATTGGATGATGATGCCCCATCTTGGGATTTCAGATAAGAAGCAATCCTCAGTTTCTGCTTTTGGCAGATATGTTCCAATGGGATATAGTCAGTGCTCTAGTCAATCATTTTCTGGATCTTGCATCTTCCAACACTATCAAGATTTTGGTTCAAGATCATTTTCCAGGGGGCCTTGGGATGCCAGTGGTACTTTTTGCAGGGAAGAGCACCATAGTTCCTATTACATGCTGTCTAATGATCTATCCCCTCCTGCATATCTGAGGCTGAGGAAGAGTGCTAACCATTGGATTGGTGGTGCCCCAGATTCCTGGTTTGGCACACCTGCTAAGCGTCCTCAAAATTTGCGCAGTTCATGCCCAGAGCTGAGAAATTGGACTTCCCCTTGTTGCGAAGGCTTCCCATCAGGTTCATCTCTCAGTGCTGATTTAAGCTATCAGCATAAG GAAACATGGAACAATGCTTCAAGGCAACATCTATATAAGAGTCCTAATGCTGGAATGAGTGGCGGCCAAACAATGATGGGTAATGGTGGAACAGCTCGAGGTTCCTCGGCACAGCTCTCAGGTCTGCACAGCTCAAACCATATTTTTCAGCACACTGAACCCTCTAGTGGCCCAAATATATCACATGTTCCTTCATTTGCTACTGCGGGAACAAATCTCTTTTGTAACCCCTAG
- the LOC110646192 gene encoding kinesin-like protein KIN-8B isoform X1 yields the protein MPSIRAPATKRTTTLTVAVKCRPLTEKERGRDIVRVNDNKEVIILDPDLSKDYLDRIQNRTKEKKYCFDHAFGPHCTNLDVYKRGISSIVSGVVQGLNATIFAYGSTGSGKTYTMVGTQEDPGLMVLSLHTIFALIKKDKSSDEFEVSCSYLEVYNEVIYDLLEKSSGHLELREDPQQGIMIVGLRCIKVHSADKILELLNLGNSRRKTESTEANATSSRSHAVLEITVKRKQRNKYQNQVMRGKLALVDLAGSERASETNSGGQKLRDGANINRSLLALANCINALGKQQKKGLAYVPYRNSKLTRILKDGLSGNSQTVMVATISPADNQYHHTINTLKYADRAKEIKTHIQKNIGMIDTHVSDYQRMIDSLQTEVCRLRKELAEKESQLSVKPAEKAVDDELSWLDILSRETSENVQERINLQKALFELEETNLRNRIELQHLDDAIAKQQAIEREGAVVETLRARQQVILDNIRDNDEVGINYQKEIEENEKHRCQLQDMIEKAISKDGNKTYLRILSQYRLLGMANTELQFEMAMRDQIIHNQREAQRNLWNLLMGLGLEEKHLLDFAVKHGIIIEDWMMMPHLGISDKKQSSVSAFGRYVPMGYSQCSSQSFSGSCIFQHYQDFGSRSFSRGPWDASGTFCREEHHSSYYMLSNDLSPPAYLRLRKSANHWIGGAPDSWFGTPAKRPQNLRSSCPELRNWTSPCCEGFPSGSSLSADLSYQHKETWNNASRQHLYKSPNAGMSGGQTMMGNGGTARGSSAQLSGLHSSNHIFQHTEPSSGPNISHVPSFATAGTNLFCNP from the exons ATGCCTAGCATTAGAGCTCCGGCTACCAAGAGAACCACAACCCTCACG GTTGCTGTCAAGTGCAGACCTTTAACGGAGAAAGAACGTGGTCGCGACATTGTCCGTGTTAATGACAATAAG GAGGTGATTATTCTGGATCCTGACCTGTCAAAGGACTACCTTGATCGCATACAGAATCGAACCAAGGAGAAGAAATATTGTTTCGATCACGCCTTTGGTCCTCATTGTACAAATTTG GATGTATACAAGAGAGGTATATCTTCTATAGTCTCTGGGGTTGTTCAAGGTCTAAATGCTACCATCTTTGCCTATGGTTCAACCGGAAG tgGTAAAACGTATACAATGGTTGGGACCCAAGAAGATCCCGGACTTATGGTTCTCAGTTTGCATACAATTTTTGCTCTTATAAAAAAGGATAAGAGCTCTGATGAATTTGAAGTCTCTTGTTCCTACCTTGAAGTCTACAATGAG gTTATATATGATTTACTTGAGAAATCATCAGGTCATTTGGAACTCCGAGAGGATCCACAGCAAGGAATAATGATTGTTGGGCTGAGGTGTATCAAG GTTCATTCAGCTGATAAGATTCTTGAATTATTGAACTTAGGAAATAGTAGACGGAAAACAGAGAGTACAGAGGCTAATGCAACATCGTCTCG ATCGCATGCTGTTTTAGAGATAACTGTGAAAAGAAAGCAGAGAAACAAGTATCAAAATCAAGTCATGCGAGGCAAACTTGCACTTGTGGATCTTGCTGGCAGTGAAAGAGCTTCTGAGACAAATAGTGGAGGACAAAAGCTAAGGGATGGTGCTAATATTAACCGTTCCCTTCTTGCTTTAGCAAACTGCATTAATGCCTTGGGGAAACAGCAAAAGAAGGGTCTTGCTTATGTCCCTTATCGCAATAG CAAACTAACACGTATACTTAAAGATGGTCTGAGTGGCAATTCTCAGACTGTCATGGTAGCTACGATATCCCCTGCAGACAATCAGTATCATCATACCATAAATACCTTGAAGTATGCTGACCGAGCAAAGGAAATAAAGACACATATTCAG AAAAATATTGGCATGATCGATACCCATGTGTCAGATTACCAGAGGATGATTGACAGTCTTCAG ACTGAGGTTTGCCGTTTAAGAAAAGAACTGGCTGAAAAGGAATCCCAACTAAGTGTCAAACCTGCCGAAAAAGCTGTAGATGATGAGCTTTCATGGTTGGACATTTTAAGTCGTGAAACCAGTGAAAATGTTCAGGAACGTATAAACTTACAGAAGGCATTATTTGAACTTGAGGAGACTAATCTACGTAACCGCATTGAACTCCAACATCTTGATGATGCAATAGCAAAACAGCAG GCTATTGAAAGGGAAGGAGCAGTTGTAGAGACTTTGAGAGCAAGGCAACAAGTCATTCTTGATAACATTCGTGACAATGATGAGGTTGGCATCAATTACCAAAAG gaaattgaagaaaatgagaaGCATAGATGCCAACTCCAAGATATGATTGAGAAAGCCATTAGTAAGGATGGAAATAAAACCTACTTGCGGATTCTTAGTCAATACAGGCTTCTG GGAATGGCTAATACTGAGCTTcagtttgaaatggcaatgagaGATCAAATCATCCACAACCAACGAGAAGCACAAAGAAACCTGTGGAACTTGCTCATGGGATTAGGACTTGAAGAGAAACATTTGTTGGACTTTGCAGTTAAACATGGAATAATAATTGAAGATTGGATGATGATGCCCCATCTTGGGATTTCAGATAAGAAGCAATCCTCAGTTTCTGCTTTTGGCAGATATGTTCCAATGGGATATAGTCAGTGCTCTAGTCAATCATTTTCTGGATCTTGCATCTTCCAACACTATCAAGATTTTGGTTCAAGATCATTTTCCAGGGGGCCTTGGGATGCCAGTGGTACTTTTTGCAGGGAAGAGCACCATAGTTCCTATTACATGCTGTCTAATGATCTATCCCCTCCTGCATATCTGAGGCTGAGGAAGAGTGCTAACCATTGGATTGGTGGTGCCCCAGATTCCTGGTTTGGCACACCTGCTAAGCGTCCTCAAAATTTGCGCAGTTCATGCCCAGAGCTGAGAAATTGGACTTCCCCTTGTTGCGAAGGCTTCCCATCAGGTTCATCTCTCAGTGCTGATTTAAGCTATCAGCATAAG GAAACATGGAACAATGCTTCAAGGCAACATCTATATAAGAGTCCTAATGCTGGAATGAGTGGCGGCCAAACAATGATGGGTAATGGTGGAACAGCTCGAGGTTCCTCGGCACAGCTCTCAGGTCTGCACAGCTCAAACCATATTTTTCAGCACACTGAACCCTCTAGTGGCCCAAATATATCACATGTTCCTTCATTTGCTACTGCGGGAACAAATCTCTTTTGTAACCCCTAG